Part of the Desulfovibrio litoralis DSM 11393 genome, CGGCCTTTTATTATAGAATATAAACGTGGAAAGCCTAAAATAACTGATATTGATAAAATTCAACTCATGGCACAAACAATCTGTCTTGAAGAAATGTTTTCAATCACAATTCAAAAAGGTTCATTTTTTTATAATGAAATAAAACGGCGTGATAATATTGAATTTGACAGCGATCTTAGAAATAAAACAGAAAAATTAGCTGAAAGAATGCATTATTTGTTTCAGCTTGGACAAACGCCAAAGGCAAAGTATACAAAATTATGTAAGGCATGTTCTCTTTATGATTTATGCCTGCCTAAAATGCCTAAAACAACGGTTAAAAGTTATATTAACAGTTGTTTAGAAGAAGGGGGTGGCTTATCAGACGACTTTTAAATACTTTGTTCGTTACTTCTCCTGATGCTTATCTTGCAAAAGATGGGGAAAACATAGTTGTACAGGTTGAGGGAAAAGAAAAACTGCGTTTACCTATTCATACCTTAGAAAGTATTGTGAGTTTTGGCTATGCGGGTGCTAGCCCTGCTTTGATGTATTTGTGTGCTAAAATGGGAGTCGGTCTGTCCTTTCATAATGAATACGGAAAGTTTTTAGCTCGTGTCAACGGTCCGACTCAAGGCAATGTTTTATTGCGTAAAAAGCAGTATCAAAACTCTTCAAACGAAACAGCTTTGAAAATTGCTTGTAATTGTATCGCTGCAAAAATCTTAAATTGCAAAACAGTATTACAAAGAGCCGTTAGAGACCATGAACAGACCGTGTCTGTTTCTATTTTAAACGATGTTTCTGCCAAACTTGTTGACGCTAAGAATAGTCTTTTAAAGGCGGATAACCTTGAGACAATACGCGGTATAGAAGGTGATGCTGCACGCTGTTATTTTTCTGTTTTTAGTGAGCTTATTCTTGTAGAAAAAGATAAGTTTTTTATGAATCAACGCAGTAAACGACCGCCTAAAGACCCTGTTAATGCGTTATTATCTTTTGTTTATACAATGCTTGCCCATGATGTAAAATCTGCTTTAGAAAGTGTAGGACTCGACCCTTATGTAGGATTTTTACATAGAGATAGACCGGGGCGGGCTTCTCTCGCTTTAGATATAATGGAAGAGTTAAGACCAGTTTTAGCTGATCGTTTAGTGCTTTCTCTTATAAATCGGAAACAAATAAGTTATAAAGATTTTATTCTGAAAGAAAATGGAGGAGTTATCCTTAAAGATGAAGCACGTAATACGGTTTTGTCTACTCTACACAAAAGAAAGCAAGAAGAGATTTTACACCCGTTTTTAAATCAAAAAATTAAAATAGGGCTTGTACCTTTTGTGCAATCAATGTTGTTAGCTCGTTATTTGCGTGATGATATTGATGGTTATCCACCATTTTTTTGGAAATAATTTATAGTTTAAAACTCAACAGACAGTTATTGTGTCATTTATTTTTAACAGTTTCAATATGTTATATTAAAGGTAAATTTATGATGGTTCTTATCGCTTATGATGTAAATACTGAAAATAATGAAGGTAAAACACGCTTGCGTAAGGTTGCAAAAGCCTGCGTTGATCACGGACAGCGTGTACAAAATTCTGTTTTTGAATGCCTCTTAGACCCTGCACAATTTCAACTTTTAAAAAATACGCTTGAAAAAATTGTAAATGCCCAAACAGATTCTTTAAGGTATTATTTTCTTGGCAGTAATTGGAAAAATAGAGTAGAACACTTTGGAGCAAAGCCCGCTTATAACCCCGAAGGTTTTATAATGGTTTAAAGATTATTGTTTATTTCAAGTGCGAACGTATAGCTCTCATGGAAATTGAGTAGGTTTCGCAGTATTTGAAATATATGAACTTTTGTTTTTTTAGAGTATTTTTTGTTAAGCTAACTTGGTTTGATTTTTTTGTATCGCAAAAGATAGCTTATTTATAGCTGTAGTTGCTTATATATTTTGCACTACGTCGCTCCCCGTGCGGGAGCGTGGATTGAAACCG contains:
- the cas4 gene encoding CRISPR-associated protein Cas4, whose translation is MYSEDDLLALSGLQHLAFCERQWALIHIEQQWTENLLTVQGNILHERVDDPSLVETRNGVIISRAMPIQSFRLGLSGVADVVEFHQVKTADNAIKIAGKDGFWRPFIIEYKRGKPKITDIDKIQLMAQTICLEEMFSITIQKGSFFYNEIKRRDNIEFDSDLRNKTEKLAERMHYLFQLGQTPKAKYTKLCKACSLYDLCLPKMPKTTVKSYINSCLEEGGGLSDDF
- the cas1c gene encoding type I-C CRISPR-associated endonuclease Cas1c — encoded protein: MFVTSPDAYLAKDGENIVVQVEGKEKLRLPIHTLESIVSFGYAGASPALMYLCAKMGVGLSFHNEYGKFLARVNGPTQGNVLLRKKQYQNSSNETALKIACNCIAAKILNCKTVLQRAVRDHEQTVSVSILNDVSAKLVDAKNSLLKADNLETIRGIEGDAARCYFSVFSELILVEKDKFFMNQRSKRPPKDPVNALLSFVYTMLAHDVKSALESVGLDPYVGFLHRDRPGRASLALDIMEELRPVLADRLVLSLINRKQISYKDFILKENGGVILKDEARNTVLSTLHKRKQEEILHPFLNQKIKIGLVPFVQSMLLARYLRDDIDGYPPFFWK
- the cas2 gene encoding CRISPR-associated endonuclease Cas2; its protein translation is MMVLIAYDVNTENNEGKTRLRKVAKACVDHGQRVQNSVFECLLDPAQFQLLKNTLEKIVNAQTDSLRYYFLGSNWKNRVEHFGAKPAYNPEGFIMV